Proteins co-encoded in one Octopus sinensis linkage group LG6, ASM634580v1, whole genome shotgun sequence genomic window:
- the LOC115213371 gene encoding leucine zipper transcription factor-like protein 1, with amino-acid sequence MTSVLGLNEHHQAQVVAYMRFVRFHRSQQLRAINSCFNDVKCSRLTEDTYTNYEVEELLDGLLQVIRGDMESELINMAHTNILLLRQMFQQSENWHLKLKADISELENVELLEKIKLFEEQEFSSKKKDSPVRVKLMPMNESGGSDLLQMRITELEEENARLKQKLSRLEGQAIDVLNEKEKLSERLILSEKQLKNIPNWQHQKPDDDGIIQDLEKQMTDLKSELQMNKDTQPKLLAVESDLSDTKQELLKVNEMLELAEKEMEKKVSQTAPFKNLKSMLQKKNEQIKELRQRLSKYEETEDA; translated from the exons aCATCAGTACTTGGTTTAAATGAGCACCACCAAGCTCAAGTGGTTGCATACATGCGTTTTGTCCGATTTCATCGAAGTCAGCAACTTCGTGCAATAAATTCCTGTTTTAATGATGTAAAATGCAGTAG GCTCACTGAAGATACTTACACTAATTATGAAGTTGAAGAATTGTTAGATGGACTACTTCAAGTGATTAGAGGTGATATGGAGTCAGAACTGATTAACATGGCTCATACCAACATATTGCTTTTGCGACAAATGTTTCAGCAATCGGAGAACTGGCATTTGAAATTGAAGGCTGATATATCTGAACTTGAGAATGT agaacttttagaaaaaattaaattatttgaagaacaagaattttcaagcaaaaaaaaagactCTCCTGTTAGAGTAAAACTGATGCCAATGAATGAGTCTGGTGGTTCTGATTTACTTCAGAtg cGTATTACTgaattagaagaagaaaatgCTCGACTTAAACAAAAACTCTCACGCCTTGAAGGTCAG GCAATTGATGTtctgaatgagaaagaaaaattatctgAGAGGCTCATCTTAAGtgagaaacaattaaaaaatattcctAATTGGCAACATCAG aaaccaGATGATGATGGGATCATCCAAGACCTGGAAAAACAAATGACTGATTTGAAGTCTGAACTCCAGATG aacaaagacacacaaccgaaattgctggctgtTGAATCTGATCTTTCTGATACCAAACAGGAACTGCTGAAAGTAAATGAAATGTTGGAGTTAGCTGAAAAG GAAATGGAGAAGAAGGTATCCCAGACAGCACCTTTCAAAAATCTCAAATCAATGCTACAGAAGAAAAACGAGCAGATAAAAGAATTGAGGCAAAGATTATCAAA aTATGAAGAAACTGAGGATGCATAG